One part of the Microlunatus elymi genome encodes these proteins:
- the fabI gene encoding enoyl-ACP reductase FabI: protein MGILEGKNILVAGVTLDTSIGFHVAKIAQQEGATVIVSNFGRAMSLTRRVIKKLDPEPVLLEVDVSNDDQLAALEGNLREHVDRIDGVAHCIAFANPETALGGGFLTTPWPDVSTALQVSAYSLSSLTMAVKPLFGETASVVGFDFDATVAWPVYDWMGVAKAALESTSRYLARYLGPEGVRVNLVSAGPLDTLAKKAIPGSDQFNNLWGERAPLGWDPKDITPAAKAAVALMSDWFPKTTGEMVHVDGGMQKMGA from the coding sequence GTGGGAATCCTCGAAGGCAAGAACATCCTGGTCGCCGGCGTGACACTGGACACCTCGATCGGTTTCCACGTCGCCAAGATCGCCCAGCAGGAGGGCGCGACGGTGATCGTCTCCAACTTCGGCCGGGCGATGAGCCTGACCCGCCGGGTGATCAAGAAGCTCGATCCCGAGCCGGTGCTGCTGGAGGTCGACGTCAGCAACGATGATCAGCTGGCCGCGCTGGAAGGCAATCTGCGCGAACATGTCGATCGGATCGACGGAGTCGCCCACTGCATCGCCTTCGCCAACCCCGAGACGGCTCTCGGCGGCGGCTTCCTGACCACTCCCTGGCCGGACGTGTCCACCGCACTGCAGGTCTCGGCGTACTCGCTGAGCAGTCTGACGATGGCGGTCAAGCCGTTGTTCGGCGAGACCGCCTCGGTGGTCGGCTTCGACTTCGACGCGACCGTCGCCTGGCCGGTGTACGACTGGATGGGCGTCGCCAAGGCAGCGCTGGAGTCGACCTCCCGCTACCTGGCCCGCTACCTCGGCCCGGAGGGCGTACGGGTGAATCTGGTCTCCGCCGGACCGCTGGACACCCTGGCCAAGAAGGCGATCCCGGGCTCGGACCAGTTCAACAACCTGTGGGGAGAACGGGCTCCGCTGGGTTGGGATCCGAAGGACATCACGCCGGCCGCCAAGGCCGCGGTCGCTCTGATGAGCGACTGGTTCCCCAAGACGACCGGCGAGATGGTGCACGTCGACGGCGGCATGCAGAAGATGGGCGCCTGA
- the fabG gene encoding 3-oxoacyl-[acyl-carrier-protein] reductase, giving the protein MTDADQSQDNSTDPTGGATARSVLVTGGSRGIGRAIAERFAAAGHRVATTSRSGEAPAGVLGVRCDITDAGQVEAAFTQIEEAHGPVEVLVANAGITKDTLVLRMTDEDWQQVIDTNLTGSFRVAKRAVRPMIRGRFGRIIFISSVVGLLGSAGQVNYAASKAGLLGMARSLAREVGSRGITANVIAPGFIETDMTAELADDLVAGYKKQIPLGRLGATEDVTAAVEFLAGDAAGYITGAQIPVDGGLGMGH; this is encoded by the coding sequence GTGACTGACGCTGACCAGAGCCAAGACAACTCGACGGACCCGACCGGCGGCGCGACGGCGCGCAGTGTGCTGGTGACCGGCGGCAGCCGCGGCATCGGCCGCGCGATCGCCGAACGGTTCGCCGCTGCCGGGCACCGGGTGGCGACGACGTCGCGCAGCGGTGAAGCCCCGGCCGGCGTGCTCGGCGTCCGATGCGACATCACCGACGCCGGCCAGGTCGAGGCGGCGTTCACCCAGATCGAGGAGGCACACGGCCCGGTCGAGGTCCTGGTCGCCAACGCCGGCATCACCAAGGACACCCTGGTGTTGCGCATGACGGACGAGGATTGGCAGCAGGTGATCGACACCAACCTGACCGGTTCCTTCCGGGTCGCCAAGCGGGCCGTACGGCCGATGATTCGCGGCCGCTTCGGCCGGATCATCTTCATCTCCTCGGTGGTCGGTCTGCTCGGCTCGGCCGGACAGGTCAACTACGCCGCGTCCAAGGCGGGTCTGCTCGGCATGGCCCGTTCGCTGGCCCGCGAGGTCGGCTCCCGCGGCATCACCGCCAACGTGATCGCCCCCGGTTTCATCGAGACCGACATGACCGCCGAGCTCGCCGACGACCTGGTCGCCGGCTACAAGAAGCAGATCCCGCTGGGCCGGTTGGGCGCAACCGAGGATGTCACCGCCGCTGTGGAGTTCCTCGCCGGCGACGCCGCCGGCTATATCACCGGGGCGCAGATCCCGGTCGACGGCGGCCTCGGCATGGGACATTGA
- a CDS encoding DUF3099 domain-containing protein: MGAAHSARHEHANLITNAQPGASEDLKSRQIRYGLTMAFRVACFISMIWVPSPYRWFLLGAAVVLPYIAVIFANQADQRSDHSDFEKGAGEHRSIERGPRRQLDWAADPEEERERQEAEEQRRQAQAAGDGSERWTEAGAAEQPAADRFRSAEPHPWTTTGPPDDGSEPTDSDDGPTPRNHD, encoded by the coding sequence GTGGGAGCAGCGCACAGCGCGCGGCACGAGCACGCGAATCTGATCACCAACGCGCAGCCCGGAGCCAGCGAGGACTTGAAGTCACGGCAGATCCGGTACGGGCTGACGATGGCATTTCGTGTTGCCTGCTTCATCTCGATGATCTGGGTGCCCAGCCCGTACCGCTGGTTCCTGCTCGGCGCGGCGGTGGTGCTGCCGTACATCGCGGTCATCTTCGCCAACCAGGCCGATCAGCGTTCCGACCACAGCGACTTCGAGAAGGGCGCGGGCGAGCACCGCAGCATCGAGCGCGGGCCCCGGCGGCAGCTCGACTGGGCTGCCGATCCGGAGGAGGAACGCGAACGCCAGGAGGCCGAGGAACAGCGACGCCAGGCGCAGGCAGCAGGCGACGGCAGCGAACGGTGGACCGAAGCCGGGGCCGCCGAGCAGCCGGCCGCGGACCGGTTCCGCAGCGCCGAGCCGCACCCCTGGACGACGACCGGGCCGCCGGACGACGGATCCGAGCCGACCGATTCCGACGACGGGCCGACACCAAGGAACCATGACTGA
- a CDS encoding acetone carboxylase, producing MTESARPPREQLGPDEQSAGRDEQFGAEELICSAKGCQQPAGFDLRWNNPKIHTEDRRKHWLACPEHKDSLSKFLSARGFLREVAELPVR from the coding sequence ATGACTGAATCCGCACGCCCGCCCCGCGAGCAGCTTGGGCCCGACGAACAGTCCGCCGGCCGGGACGAGCAGTTCGGGGCCGAGGAATTGATCTGCTCGGCGAAGGGATGCCAGCAGCCGGCCGGGTTCGATCTGCGCTGGAACAATCCGAAGATCCACACCGAGGACCGCCGCAAGCATTGGCTGGCCTGCCCGGAGCACAAGGACTCGCTGTCGAAGTTCCTCAGCGCCCGCGGCTTCCTGCGTGAGGTGGCCGAACTCCCCGTCCGATAG
- the moaA gene encoding GTP 3',8-cyclase MoaA: MGSVLLGFPTVRGASTAAAGEAAVPVTDSRGRRVLADRHGRVATDLRVSLTDRCNLRCTYCMPAEGLDWMPRDELLSDDELIRLIRIGTSMLGIRTVRLTGGEPLLRKNLEGLVERIAALPDRPKIALTTNAIGLARRARALADAGLDRINISLDTLDDDTFAQLARRRRLADVLAGVTAAREAGLQPVKINTVLMRGINDHEAVALVRWAIDEGVQLRFIEQMPLDAQHGWDRHTMITAEEIRAQLGREFNLVEDPDDARARGSAPAELFRIDGTEHRVGIIAAVSQPFCGACDRVRLTADGQLRNCLFARTEQDLRTPLRAGADDDALADQWVSAVAIKLPGHGIDDPSFLQPDRPMSAIGG; the protein is encoded by the coding sequence ATGGGCAGTGTGTTGCTCGGCTTCCCGACGGTCCGCGGCGCCTCCACCGCTGCGGCCGGAGAAGCGGCCGTACCCGTGACCGATTCGCGCGGGCGCAGGGTGCTCGCCGATCGGCACGGTCGGGTGGCGACCGATCTGCGTGTCTCGCTGACCGACCGCTGCAATCTTCGCTGCACCTACTGCATGCCTGCCGAAGGGCTGGACTGGATGCCGCGGGACGAGTTGCTCAGCGACGACGAACTGATCCGGCTGATCCGGATCGGCACCTCGATGCTCGGCATCCGGACCGTCCGGCTCACCGGCGGAGAACCCTTGCTGCGCAAGAATCTGGAGGGTCTGGTCGAGCGGATCGCCGCGCTCCCGGATCGACCCAAGATCGCGTTGACCACCAACGCGATCGGACTGGCCCGGCGCGCTCGGGCGCTCGCCGACGCCGGGCTCGACCGGATCAACATCTCGTTGGACACGCTGGATGACGACACCTTCGCGCAGTTGGCCCGCCGGAGGCGGCTGGCCGACGTGCTGGCCGGGGTGACGGCCGCCCGCGAGGCCGGGCTGCAGCCGGTCAAGATCAACACCGTGCTGATGCGCGGCATCAATGATCATGAAGCGGTGGCGCTGGTGCGGTGGGCGATCGACGAGGGCGTACAGCTGCGCTTCATCGAGCAGATGCCGTTGGACGCGCAACACGGCTGGGACCGGCACACCATGATCACCGCCGAGGAGATTCGGGCGCAGCTCGGTCGGGAGTTCAACCTGGTCGAGGATCCGGACGATGCGCGAGCGCGGGGAAGTGCTCCGGCCGAGCTGTTCCGGATCGACGGGACCGAGCACCGGGTCGGCATCATCGCCGCCGTCTCCCAACCCTTCTGCGGTGCCTGTGATCGGGTACGGCTGACCGCCGACGGCCAGCTGCGCAACTGCCTGTTCGCCCGAACCGAGCAGGACCTTCGTACGCCGCTGCGGGCCGGTGCCGACGACGACGCCCTCGCCGATCAGTGGGTTTCGGCAGTCGCGATCAAGCTTCCCGGCCACGGCATCGACGACCCGAGCTTCCTGCAGCCGGACCGCCCGATGTCGGCCATCGGCGGCTGA
- a CDS encoding DoxX family protein — protein sequence MSKLGNLALLAIRLGVGGTMVAHGAQKLYGAFGGGGIDGTAQMFEQMGFPEPRRAAQMAGLGEALGGASLALGLGTGAGGAALAGTMAVAGTVHAPNGFFTTNGGYEFPAVIGLVSGAIALGGPGTLSLDAATKNVFNKPWMRVLALAGSFGFAAYTASSRKPPVPSPEPTARVE from the coding sequence ATGAGCAAGCTCGGCAATCTCGCGCTGCTGGCGATCCGGCTGGGGGTCGGCGGCACGATGGTCGCGCACGGTGCGCAGAAGCTGTACGGCGCGTTCGGAGGCGGCGGGATCGACGGGACCGCCCAGATGTTCGAGCAGATGGGGTTCCCCGAACCGCGGCGGGCCGCGCAGATGGCCGGTCTGGGTGAGGCGCTCGGCGGCGCATCGCTGGCGCTCGGTCTGGGCACCGGCGCCGGCGGCGCCGCGCTGGCCGGCACGATGGCGGTCGCGGGCACCGTACATGCCCCGAACGGGTTCTTCACCACCAACGGCGGCTACGAGTTCCCGGCGGTGATCGGCCTGGTCAGCGGCGCGATCGCGCTCGGCGGCCCCGGCACGCTGTCGCTGGATGCGGCCACCAAGAACGTCTTTAACAAGCCGTGGATGCGGGTGCTCGCGCTGGCCGGCTCGTTCGGCTTCGCCGCCTACACCGCGAGCAGCCGCAAGCCGCCGGTTCCGTCCCCGGAACCGACAGCTCGGGTCGAGTGA